The following coding sequences lie in one Cucurbita pepo subsp. pepo cultivar mu-cu-16 chromosome LG13, ASM280686v2, whole genome shotgun sequence genomic window:
- the LOC111808836 gene encoding 26S proteasome non-ATPase regulatory subunit 11 homolog: MSTSYLPATTDSIAEALEAKNSSESISILYRILENPSSSPEALRIKEQAITNLSDLLRQENRAEDLRNLLTQLRPFFNLIPKAKTAKIVRGIIDAVAKIPDTSNLQISLCKEMVQWTRAEKRTFLRQRVEARLAALLMENKEYPEALNLLTGLIKEVRRLDDKLLLVDIDLLESKLHFSLRNLPKAKAALTAARTAANAIYVPPAQQGTIDLQSGILHAEEKDYKTAYSYFFEAFEAFNALEDPRAVFSLKYMLLCKIMVNQADDVAGIISSKAGLQYVGIELDAMKAVADAHSKRSLKLFETALRDFKAQLEEDPIVHRHLSSLYDTLLEQNLCRLIEPFSRVEIAHIADLIELPVDHVEKKLSQMILDKKFAGTLDQGAGCLVIFDDPKTDAIYPATLETISNIGKVVDSLYVRSAKIMA; this comes from the coding sequence ATGTCAACATCTTATCTACCTGCCACTACTGATTCAATTGCTGAAGCTTTAGAAGCTAAGAATTCGTCAGAGTCTATCTCAATCCTTTACCGTATTCTTGAAAACCCTTCATCTTCCCCTGAGGCTCTACGGATAAAAGAACAGGCCATAACAAATCTCTCAGATCTTCTCAGACAAGAGAATCGTGCAGAGGATCTTCGGAACCTTTTGACTCAACTTAGGCCTTTCTTTAACTTGATACCAAAAGCAAAAACAGCAAAAATTGTCCGAGGAATCATTGATGCTGTGGCTAAAATACCAGACACATCTAATCTACAGATTTCCCTATGCAAGGAAATGGTCCAGTGGACACGTGCCGAGAAGCGAACTTTCCTTCGGCAACGAGTTGAGGCCAGGCTTGCAGCTCTTTTGATGGAAAATAAGGAGTACCCGGAAGCCTTAAATCTCCTGACTGGATTAATCAAGGAAGTAAGAAGACTGGATGATAAGCTCCTCCTCGTAGACATAGATCTACTGGAGAGCAAGCTCCATTTTTCTCTGAGGAACCTCCCTAAAGCGAAGGCTGCACTTACTGCCGCAAGAACAGCTGCTAATGCCATATACGTGCCTCCAGCACAACAGGGAACTATTGACTTGCAGAGTGGCATCCTTCATGCGGAAGAGAAGGATTATAAAACTGCTTACAGTTATTTCTTTGAAGCTTTTGAAGCCTTCAATGCTCTTGAAGATCCCCGGGCTGTATTTAGCCTCAAATATATGTTGCTGTGCAAAATAATGGTTAACCAGGCTGATGATGTGGCAGGAATAATTTCATCAAAAGCAGGTCTACAATACGTGGGAATTGAGCTGGATGCCATGAAGGCCGTAGCTGATGCACATTCCAAACGTTCGTTAAAGCTTTTCGAGACAGCACTTAGAGATTTTAAGGCTCAACTAGAGGAAGACCCTATTGTCCACAGgcatctctcttctctctatGACACTTTGTTGGAGCAAAATCTGTGCAGGTTGATCGAACCATTCTCAAGAGTTGAGATTGCTCATATTGCGGACCTGATTGAACTGCCAGTGGATCATGTGGAAAAGAAGTTGTCTCAGATGATTCTAGACAAGAAGTTTGCAGGGACCTTAGATCAAGGTGCTGGATGCCTAGTCATTTTCGACGACCCGAAGACTGACGCCATATATCCAGCCACACTGGAAACCATTTCCAACATTGGCAAGGTTGTGGATAGCCTCTATGTTAGGTCAGCAAAGATAATGGCATAA